In Pedobacter sp. WC2423, the following are encoded in one genomic region:
- the cmk gene encoding (d)CMP kinase translates to MRKNVVVAIDGYSSCGKSTLAKALAKTLGFIYIDSGAMYRAVTLYFIRNHTNVNDEAAVADALQHIELNFHSRDYESHITLNGEEVSEEIRQMPVSETVSEISALKQVRKEMVKQQQRMGKSKNIVMDGRDIGTTVFPDAQVKLFMTADPKVRAERRFKELQSKGDNKTSLEDVFENLAHRDYADTTRKESPLIRAEDAIILDNTEITPAEQLEFALNKVTPYIPQLA, encoded by the coding sequence ATGAGAAAAAATGTAGTTGTGGCCATTGATGGTTATTCTTCATGCGGTAAAAGTACGCTGGCAAAAGCATTAGCTAAAACATTAGGTTTTATCTATATCGATAGTGGTGCAATGTACAGGGCAGTGACTTTATATTTTATACGCAATCATACAAATGTAAATGATGAGGCGGCAGTAGCCGATGCTCTTCAGCACATTGAACTGAATTTCCATTCCAGAGATTATGAATCGCACATTACTTTAAATGGTGAAGAAGTTTCGGAGGAAATCAGACAAATGCCGGTTTCTGAAACTGTAAGTGAAATATCAGCCTTGAAACAGGTACGCAAGGAAATGGTGAAACAACAGCAGCGCATGGGTAAATCCAAGAACATCGTGATGGATGGACGCGATATCGGCACTACTGTATTTCCTGATGCTCAGGTTAAACTTTTTATGACCGCAGATCCTAAAGTCAGAGCAGAAAGAAGATTCAAAGAATTGCAAAGTAAAGGTGATAACAAAACGTCATTAGAAGATGTTTTTGAAAATCTGGCACACCGTGATTATGCAGACACCACAAGAAAAGAAAGTCCGCTTATTCGTGCTGAAGATGCTATCATTCTGGACAATACAGAAATTACGCCAGCAGAACAGCTTGAATTCGCATTAAATAAAGTTACCCCTTACATTCCTCAGCTGGCCTGA
- a CDS encoding peptide chain release factor-like protein has product MYKDRKELVKSLTFKTSRSGGKGGQNVNKVSSKVEVILHVESAEFFTTAEKLLLAVRLANRIDTEGNLHVVSQEDRSQLVNKEQSIIKLMALLKGGLHVDKKRKPTHTPKSVILKRKSDKKSIAVKKENRKKPGMDTWLN; this is encoded by the coding sequence ATGTATAAAGACAGAAAAGAACTTGTTAAATCGCTCACCTTTAAAACTTCCAGAAGTGGGGGCAAAGGTGGCCAGAATGTCAACAAGGTTTCCAGCAAAGTAGAAGTGATCCTTCATGTGGAATCAGCGGAATTTTTTACCACCGCAGAGAAACTATTGCTTGCAGTGCGCCTTGCAAACCGGATTGACACGGAAGGTAATCTTCATGTAGTGTCTCAGGAAGACAGAAGCCAGCTTGTAAATAAGGAGCAAAGCATTATCAAATTAATGGCATTACTGAAAGGCGGCCTTCATGTAGACAAAAAAAGAAAACCGACACACACGCCAAAAAGTGTAATCCTGAAAAGGAAAAGCGACAAAAAATCAATTGCAGTAAAAAAAGAGAACAGAAAAAAGCCAGGTATGGATACCTGGCTCAATTAA
- a CDS encoding lipid A deacylase LpxR family protein, with protein sequence MKYTGYSILFILLCCSSFAYSQYFKNEVGFKSDNDSYLGQGSDRYYTNGLFLYFRHATDQSKLKSGLEKKTYEISVGQMMFNPYSGYAPDPAAQDRPFAGYLYAGGTMNWFYSDESIITASAQIGTTGKNSLGEAGQKLLHKTFGFYDVGGWDYQIKNELAINLSAQYTKLLTRTAGNAVELSFEGYANLGTTFSGAGAGLLFRTGNLNQLFNSAYTHAAIGNNAKTKSLVKREMFFYAKPQLNVVAYDATIQGSMFNNNSPVTFSQKPVVFAQQLGIDYSVDRFTADFGVIFKTKEIKSTARAHQWGSATVAYRFR encoded by the coding sequence ATGAAGTATACCGGATATTCAATCCTATTCATCTTACTATGCTGCTCTTCTTTTGCTTATTCGCAATATTTTAAAAATGAGGTTGGTTTTAAAAGCGACAACGATTCTTATCTTGGTCAGGGCTCTGACCGTTATTACACGAACGGATTGTTCCTGTACTTCCGTCATGCAACAGACCAGTCAAAACTAAAATCCGGACTGGAAAAGAAAACCTACGAAATCAGCGTTGGACAAATGATGTTTAACCCTTATTCAGGATATGCACCCGATCCGGCTGCGCAAGATCGTCCTTTTGCCGGATACCTGTATGCTGGCGGTACAATGAACTGGTTTTACAGTGACGAGAGTATCATCACTGCCAGTGCGCAGATCGGAACAACCGGAAAGAATTCTCTGGGTGAGGCAGGTCAGAAATTACTGCATAAAACATTTGGCTTCTATGATGTTGGCGGATGGGATTATCAGATTAAAAATGAACTGGCTATTAACCTTTCTGCACAGTATACAAAACTATTGACACGTACAGCAGGAAATGCAGTTGAACTATCTTTTGAAGGTTATGCAAACCTGGGGACAACTTTCAGTGGTGCAGGTGCAGGATTACTTTTCAGAACAGGGAATCTGAATCAGCTATTTAATTCAGCTTATACACATGCGGCTATCGGCAATAATGCCAAAACCAAATCACTGGTTAAAAGAGAAATGTTTTTCTATGCTAAACCTCAGTTAAATGTGGTGGCTTATGATGCAACTATACAGGGCAGTATGTTTAACAACAACAGTCCGGTAACTTTTAGTCAGAAACCTGTTGTATTTGCACAGCAATTGGGAATTGATTACAGTGTGGATCGTTTTACTGCGGATTTCGGCGTTATATTTAAAACGAAGGAAATTAAAAGTACTGCAAGAGCACATCAGTGGGGGTCAGCTACGGTAGCTTACAGATTCAGATAG
- the lon gene encoding endopeptidase La: protein MSIKDQFDFGNALPIINEDTEFFPLMSQQDEDEMNNEETPEILAILPLRNTVLFPGVVIPITVGRDKSIKLIKEAYKGDKIIGVVSQLDVSIEDPTFEQLNKVGTVAHIIKMLQMPDGNTTVIIQGKQRFRLIEEVQSEPYIKVTISKFNEAKHKKDKEFKALVASIREMSSQIIQLSPNIPSEAAMALKNIESTSFLINFISSNMNADVKDKQKMLEMDNLRARALMVMELLTLELQMLELKNQIQSKVRVDLDKQQRDYFLNQQLKTIQEELGGNSSDLEYEALEIRSKKKKWSVQVKDHFGKELEKLGRMNPAAPDYSVQINYLELLLDLPWNDFTKDNFDLKRAQRVLDKDHFGLEKVKQRIIEYLAVLKLKRDMKAPIICLVGPPGVGKTSLGKSIAKALNRKYVRMALGGIRDEAEIRGHRKTYIGAMPGRIIQSIKKAGAANPVFVLDEIDKVGSDFRGDPSSALLEVLDPEQNSAFNDHYVETDYDLSNVLFIATANSLSTIQPALLDRMEIIEVNGYTIEEKIEIAKKYLLPKQKEQHGIKTKDIVLKPSLIEKVIEDYTRESGVRGLEKKIGSLVRGVATKIAMEETYEPALSLEDVERILGAPIYDKDLYEGNEVAGVVTGLAWTQVGGDILFIEASLSPGKGKLTLTGNLGDVMKESAVIALAYLRAHAALFGIDNQLFDLWDIHVHVPAGATPKDGPSAGITMLTALTSAFTQRKVKSNLAMTGEITLRGKVLPVGGIKEKILAAKRANIKDIILCKSNRKDILEIKESYIKDLNFHYVTEMREVIELALMKDQVKDAQDLTIKVKPVVAN, encoded by the coding sequence ATGAGTATAAAAGATCAGTTTGATTTTGGCAATGCACTACCCATCATAAATGAAGATACGGAATTTTTCCCTTTAATGTCTCAACAGGATGAAGATGAGATGAATAACGAAGAAACCCCTGAGATACTTGCTATACTTCCATTGAGAAATACGGTATTATTTCCTGGAGTTGTCATCCCAATTACCGTTGGAAGGGACAAGTCTATAAAACTGATAAAAGAAGCCTATAAAGGTGACAAAATTATTGGTGTGGTTTCTCAACTCGATGTATCTATTGAAGATCCGACCTTTGAGCAGTTAAATAAAGTCGGTACCGTAGCACATATTATTAAAATGCTGCAGATGCCTGATGGCAATACTACTGTGATCATCCAGGGAAAACAACGCTTCCGATTAATTGAAGAGGTACAGTCTGAGCCCTATATTAAAGTTACTATCAGTAAATTTAATGAGGCAAAGCATAAAAAAGATAAAGAATTCAAAGCACTGGTAGCTTCTATCAGAGAGATGTCTTCACAGATTATTCAGCTGTCACCGAATATTCCAAGTGAGGCTGCAATGGCACTTAAGAATATTGAAAGCACTTCTTTCCTGATCAATTTCATCTCTTCCAATATGAATGCAGATGTCAAAGACAAGCAGAAAATGCTTGAAATGGACAATCTCAGAGCAAGAGCTTTAATGGTTATGGAATTGCTGACACTGGAACTTCAGATGCTGGAATTAAAAAACCAGATCCAATCTAAAGTACGTGTTGATTTAGACAAACAGCAAAGAGATTACTTCTTAAACCAGCAACTGAAAACAATTCAGGAAGAATTGGGAGGAAACTCTTCAGACCTGGAATATGAAGCGCTTGAAATACGTTCGAAAAAGAAAAAATGGTCAGTACAAGTGAAAGATCATTTTGGTAAAGAACTGGAAAAGCTGGGAAGAATGAATCCTGCTGCTCCTGATTATTCTGTACAGATCAATTACCTTGAATTGTTACTTGATTTACCATGGAATGATTTCACTAAAGATAATTTCGATCTTAAACGTGCACAAAGAGTATTAGATAAAGATCACTTCGGACTAGAGAAAGTAAAACAGCGTATTATTGAATATCTGGCTGTCCTGAAGCTGAAACGTGATATGAAAGCGCCAATCATCTGTTTGGTAGGCCCTCCGGGAGTTGGTAAAACTTCGTTGGGTAAATCAATCGCGAAAGCATTGAACCGTAAATATGTCCGTATGGCATTGGGCGGTATCAGAGATGAAGCTGAAATCCGCGGACATAGAAAAACATATATTGGTGCAATGCCAGGCCGTATTATTCAGTCTATCAAAAAAGCAGGGGCTGCTAATCCGGTATTTGTCCTGGATGAGATTGATAAAGTTGGTTCTGATTTCAGAGGAGACCCTTCTTCTGCTTTATTAGAGGTGTTAGATCCTGAGCAAAACAGCGCTTTCAATGATCACTATGTTGAAACAGATTACGATTTGTCCAATGTATTGTTTATCGCTACAGCCAATTCATTAAGTACGATCCAGCCTGCTTTACTGGATCGTATGGAAATCATTGAAGTGAATGGCTATACGATTGAAGAAAAAATAGAGATTGCTAAAAAATATCTTTTACCCAAACAAAAGGAACAGCATGGCATTAAAACAAAAGATATTGTTTTAAAACCAAGTCTGATTGAAAAGGTAATTGAAGATTACACACGTGAATCAGGCGTTCGTGGTTTAGAGAAAAAGATTGGTTCGCTGGTCCGTGGTGTCGCGACTAAAATTGCGATGGAAGAAACTTATGAGCCTGCTTTAAGTCTGGAAGATGTGGAACGTATTTTAGGTGCCCCTATTTATGACAAAGACTTATATGAAGGCAATGAAGTTGCTGGTGTAGTTACCGGACTGGCCTGGACACAAGTTGGTGGTGATATTCTGTTTATAGAAGCAAGTCTGAGCCCTGGAAAAGGAAAATTAACTTTGACTGGTAATCTGGGTGATGTCATGAAAGAATCAGCTGTTATCGCACTTGCCTACCTGAGAGCCCATGCGGCATTATTTGGCATAGATAACCAGCTTTTTGACCTTTGGGATATTCATGTACACGTTCCGGCAGGTGCAACGCCTAAAGATGGTCCATCTGCAGGTATTACTATGCTGACTGCTTTAACTTCGGCCTTTACACAACGTAAAGTGAAATCTAATTTAGCCATGACAGGTGAGATTACGCTTCGTGGTAAAGTTTTGCCAGTAGGTGGAATTAAAGAAAAGATTCTTGCAGCGAAAAGAGCAAACATTAAAGATATCATCTTATGTAAGTCTAACCGTAAGGACATCCTGGAAATTAAAGAAAGTTATATTAAAGATCTTAATTTCCATTATGTAACTGAAATGAGAGAAGTAATTGAGCTGGCGCTAATGAAAGATCAGGTTAAAGATGCCCAGGATCTGACTATCAAAGTTAAACCAGTAGTCGCAAACTAA
- a CDS encoding tetratricopeptide repeat protein, which translates to MNYIKKALILFLVVSANAAFAQSGSYDKLGMQAMMKGDYKGAVAQLEKADSKTPNNPSVLKMLGYSYFQCGNFESSIETYSRLITVKPSDYSAYYYRGKARQNVANDPKESLNQMRDTFYQSAIKDFTKAIEINGEEDTQLLQNRGLAYKDYAIYKSYKIKKRVDKDACIVLFNNSVADFQKVLTVQPLRKDIISLIDYVKAQVASLK; encoded by the coding sequence ATGAACTACATTAAAAAAGCGCTTATACTATTTTTGGTTGTTTCTGCCAATGCCGCTTTCGCTCAAAGCGGAAGTTACGATAAATTAGGAATGCAGGCAATGATGAAAGGTGATTATAAAGGGGCTGTTGCTCAGTTAGAAAAAGCCGATTCTAAAACTCCAAATAATCCAAGTGTATTAAAGATGCTGGGATATTCTTATTTTCAATGTGGTAATTTTGAGAGTTCTATTGAAACTTACAGCAGGCTGATCACCGTAAAACCTTCTGACTATTCGGCTTATTACTACAGAGGTAAAGCAAGACAGAATGTAGCAAATGATCCGAAGGAATCTTTGAACCAGATGCGTGATACATTTTATCAGTCAGCGATTAAAGATTTTACCAAAGCAATTGAGATTAACGGAGAAGAAGATACTCAATTGTTGCAAAACAGAGGTTTAGCTTATAAAGATTATGCAATTTATAAATCTTATAAAATCAAGAAACGCGTAGATAAAGATGCTTGTATTGTATTGTTTAACAATTCAGTTGCAGATTTCCAGAAAGTATTAACTGTTCAGCCTTTGCGTAAGGATATTATTTCATTGATAGACTATGTGAAAGCACAGGTTGCAAGTTTGAAATAG
- the gpmI gene encoding 2,3-bisphosphoglycerate-independent phosphoglycerate mutase, with amino-acid sequence MNNKKVMLLILDGWGYGKQDNSDAAYAANTPFFDSLLKNYPNSKLEASGEAVGLPAGQMGNSEVGHMNLGAGRVVYQELGRINKAISDGSILTNQTLVDAFDYAKKNNKAVHFIGLVSDGGVHAHINHLKGLCDAANDQGLKNVFIHGFLDGRDTDPNSGLGFIKELDAHLKTSAGKIASLIGRYYAMDRDSRWERVKEAYDVMTKGVGLHTQDPLKAIEQSYADGITDEFVKPVVVTGADNQPVAVIAPDDVVICFNYRTDRGREITAALTQNDYPEFEMHKLPLYYVTMTTYDENFEGVKVIFTKDDLTETLGEILEKNHKNQIRIAETEKYPHVTFFFSGGRELAFENEKRLMIPSPKVATYDLQPEMSAQGITDAITKELETGWADFICLNFANPDMVGHTGVFEAVVKAVETADRCAQEVVTKGLENGYSFLILADHGNSEYMVNNDGSVNTAHTTNLVPCILVGTDYTTIADGKLGDVAPTILKLMGIEKPAIMTGNELI; translated from the coding sequence ATGAATAATAAAAAAGTGATGCTCCTCATTCTTGATGGATGGGGTTACGGAAAACAAGATAATTCAGACGCCGCTTACGCAGCAAACACACCTTTCTTTGATTCTTTACTGAAAAACTACCCGAATTCAAAACTTGAAGCATCTGGTGAGGCCGTAGGCTTACCTGCCGGACAAATGGGAAATTCTGAAGTTGGACACATGAATCTTGGTGCTGGAAGAGTAGTTTACCAGGAACTGGGAAGAATTAACAAAGCAATCAGCGATGGCTCTATCCTAACTAATCAGACTTTGGTTGATGCTTTTGATTATGCGAAGAAAAACAATAAAGCTGTTCATTTTATCGGATTAGTATCTGATGGGGGTGTACACGCCCATATCAATCATTTAAAAGGATTATGTGATGCAGCAAATGATCAGGGACTGAAAAATGTTTTTATTCATGGCTTTTTAGATGGCAGGGATACAGACCCGAATTCAGGGTTAGGTTTTATTAAAGAACTGGATGCCCATTTAAAAACTTCTGCAGGTAAAATAGCCAGCTTAATTGGCCGTTACTATGCGATGGACAGAGATTCACGCTGGGAACGTGTTAAAGAAGCTTATGATGTAATGACTAAAGGGGTCGGTTTGCATACGCAAGATCCTTTAAAGGCGATTGAGCAATCTTATGCTGATGGCATTACTGACGAATTTGTGAAGCCTGTCGTAGTTACCGGAGCAGACAATCAGCCGGTGGCAGTTATTGCGCCTGATGATGTAGTGATCTGTTTCAATTACAGAACAGACCGTGGCAGAGAAATTACTGCTGCCCTGACTCAGAATGACTATCCAGAATTTGAGATGCATAAATTACCATTGTACTATGTTACAATGACTACTTATGATGAGAATTTTGAGGGTGTAAAAGTTATTTTCACTAAGGATGACCTGACAGAAACACTGGGAGAAATCTTAGAAAAAAACCATAAAAACCAGATCCGTATTGCGGAAACAGAAAAATATCCTCACGTAACCTTCTTTTTCTCTGGCGGCAGAGAACTGGCCTTCGAAAACGAAAAGAGACTTATGATCCCTTCTCCGAAAGTAGCGACTTATGACCTTCAACCAGAAATGAGCGCTCAGGGAATTACCGATGCGATCACTAAAGAACTGGAAACAGGCTGGGCAGATTTCATTTGTCTGAATTTCGCAAATCCGGATATGGTAGGTCATACTGGTGTATTTGAAGCTGTTGTTAAAGCTGTGGAAACTGCAGACCGTTGTGCACAGGAAGTTGTGACCAAAGGTCTTGAAAATGGCTATTCTTTCCTCATACTGGCAGATCATGGGAATTCAGAATATATGGTGAATAACGATGGTTCTGTAAATACTGCACATACCACTAACCTGGTTCCTTGTATTTTAGTAGGTACTGATTATACGACTATTGCTGATGGTAAATTAGGTGATGTTGCACCTACAATCCTGAAGTTAATGGGAATTGAAAAGCCTGCGATCATGACAGGAAATGAATTGATATAA
- a CDS encoding DUF4783 domain-containing protein, translated as MIRPMISTLIFLTQLFHPGLIQGDIVDAISTLFKSANSKEISKNFSPSVELTINEEEDVYTKAQAEQILRDFFTKNTAVNSTVVHLINTNPNYRFGILSLSTKSGKFRVAITLKKTANTFFITELRIEPDK; from the coding sequence ATGATTAGACCCATGATTTCGACATTGATTTTTTTGACCCAGTTATTCCATCCTGGATTAATTCAAGGAGATATTGTTGATGCTATATCGACTTTATTCAAGTCTGCGAATTCAAAAGAAATCAGTAAAAATTTTTCTCCGTCTGTAGAGCTGACCATAAATGAGGAAGAAGATGTATACACCAAAGCACAGGCTGAACAGATACTCAGAGATTTTTTTACAAAAAATACAGCGGTGAATTCAACAGTTGTACATCTCATCAATACCAATCCTAATTATCGGTTTGGCATCTTGTCGCTGAGTACAAAAAGCGGCAAATTCAGGGTGGCAATTACGCTGAAAAAAACAGCTAACACCTTTTTTATCACCGAATTAAGGATTGAACCTGATAAATAG
- the nadC gene encoding carboxylating nicotinate-nucleotide diphosphorylase encodes MDKKLIDLFIKNSIAEDLGDGDHTSMSTIPAGTTGKARLLVKEDGILAGVELAMEIFKQVDSTLQTEVFLNDGDAVKYGDTAFTVTGSSHAILLAERLVLNCMQRMSGIATKTNHVVQLLSPYHTQILDTRKTTPGLRYLEKWAVRIGGGINHRIGLYDMILIKDNHVDYAGGISNAITAANQYLAANGKKLEIEIEVRNLEELSQVLNTGKVNRIMLDNFSFADLKQAVKLIDHQFTTEASGGITEENITEYADCGVDFISMGALTHSVKSLDMSLKAY; translated from the coding sequence TTGGATAAGAAATTAATAGACCTATTTATAAAAAATTCGATCGCCGAAGACCTTGGCGATGGCGATCATACTTCTATGTCTACCATCCCTGCCGGAACAACCGGAAAAGCCAGGCTATTGGTTAAAGAAGATGGTATACTTGCCGGTGTAGAACTTGCAATGGAAATTTTCAAACAGGTAGACTCCACACTTCAGACAGAAGTTTTCTTAAACGATGGAGATGCGGTTAAATACGGAGATACAGCTTTTACAGTAACTGGCAGCTCTCATGCTATTTTACTGGCCGAAAGACTGGTATTGAACTGTATGCAGCGAATGAGCGGAATTGCAACCAAGACTAATCATGTGGTGCAATTGCTTTCACCTTATCATACTCAGATTCTGGATACCAGAAAAACTACTCCCGGATTAAGATACCTGGAAAAATGGGCAGTTAGAATTGGTGGTGGAATAAATCACCGGATTGGTTTATATGATATGATCCTGATCAAGGATAATCACGTGGATTATGCAGGTGGAATTTCTAATGCAATTACAGCCGCAAATCAGTATCTTGCAGCTAACGGTAAAAAACTTGAAATAGAAATTGAAGTAAGAAACCTGGAAGAATTGAGCCAGGTATTGAATACAGGTAAGGTAAATAGGATTATGCTGGATAATTTCAGCTTTGCTGACCTTAAACAGGCTGTTAAATTGATTGATCATCAGTTTACTACAGAAGCGTCTGGTGGGATTACCGAAGAAAATATAACTGAATATGCAGATTGTGGGGTTGATTTTATCTCCATGGGTGCATTGACCCACTCGGTTAAAAGTTTAGACATGAGTTTAAAAGCCTATTAA
- the plsY gene encoding glycerol-3-phosphate 1-O-acyltransferase PlsY, whose amino-acid sequence MISIYSISAVILAYLCGSIPTAVWIGQAFYGIDVREYGSGNAGATNTFRVLGKKAGMAVMTIDIAKGYTATKLAYFIGLSVTGPHNSSQFVNYELALGVTAVMGHLFPIFAGFRGGKGVATLFGMILAVNFPAAMLCVLVFVVVLLVTKYVSLSSICAGFTFPLGIVFVLHSTIKSEVLYGMCVCILILVTHQKNLERLLKGKESKVYLFKKKTNTN is encoded by the coding sequence ATGATATCTATCTACTCTATTTCTGCGGTTATTTTAGCCTATCTCTGCGGGTCTATACCTACGGCAGTTTGGATCGGGCAGGCATTTTATGGTATTGATGTAAGAGAATACGGCAGCGGTAATGCTGGTGCAACCAATACTTTTCGTGTGCTGGGTAAAAAAGCGGGTATGGCAGTAATGACCATCGATATTGCGAAAGGATACACTGCGACCAAGCTTGCCTATTTTATAGGGCTATCGGTAACCGGGCCGCATAACTCTTCACAATTTGTTAATTATGAACTCGCATTGGGTGTAACAGCAGTGATGGGACATTTATTCCCTATTTTCGCTGGTTTCAGGGGGGGGAAAGGGGTGGCTACGCTTTTTGGAATGATTTTAGCAGTTAACTTCCCGGCTGCTATGCTTTGTGTTCTTGTTTTTGTGGTCGTGCTGCTGGTTACAAAATATGTATCTCTAAGCTCTATATGTGCAGGATTTACCTTTCCCTTAGGGATTGTTTTTGTGCTGCATTCCACAATTAAGTCTGAAGTTCTGTATGGGATGTGTGTTTGTATCCTGATATTGGTTACACACCAGAAAAACCTGGAACGCTTACTTAAGGGCAAGGAATCTAAAGTGTATCTGTTTAAAAAGAAAACAAATACTAACTAA
- a CDS encoding M48 family metallopeptidase, which produces MKKLTLLGIAAVVSMTYACSTVPLSGRNRISFVNESEMQTAAAQSYNTLLKDPKTKILNNADAQRVKQVGQKIAAAVTKYMNANGYAAQIQGFRWEFNLIDSKEVNAWCMPGGKVAVYSGILPVTRDDAGLATVMGHEIAHAIAQHSSERASKAALAQGLGGLVGAAAGSQSETTQAAISKIYGVSAQGFYLLPNSRTQELEADHLGLIFMSMAGYNPSSAVSFWQRMAVVSQSSQKPPEFLSTHPADGTRIAQIQRDLPEAQRYFNSPTGKPIR; this is translated from the coding sequence ATGAAGAAATTAACGTTACTGGGTATTGCTGCTGTAGTATCTATGACTTATGCATGCTCTACAGTTCCCTTATCAGGGAGAAACAGAATAAGTTTTGTCAATGAAAGTGAAATGCAGACTGCCGCTGCACAGAGTTACAACACACTTTTAAAAGATCCAAAAACCAAAATATTAAATAATGCTGATGCCCAGAGAGTCAAACAGGTCGGGCAGAAGATTGCGGCAGCAGTAACAAAATATATGAATGCCAATGGTTATGCTGCGCAGATCCAGGGTTTTCGATGGGAATTTAACCTGATTGACAGCAAAGAAGTAAACGCGTGGTGTATGCCAGGTGGTAAAGTTGCTGTATATTCTGGTATTTTACCTGTCACTAGAGATGATGCAGGCCTGGCCACGGTAATGGGACATGAGATTGCACATGCTATTGCACAACACTCTTCGGAACGCGCTTCAAAAGCAGCATTAGCTCAAGGTTTGGGTGGCTTGGTGGGTGCTGCAGCTGGTAGTCAGTCTGAAACTACACAAGCTGCAATCAGCAAGATCTACGGCGTTAGTGCACAAGGATTTTACCTGTTGCCTAATTCAAGAACTCAGGAATTAGAAGCCGATCACTTAGGCCTGATTTTTATGTCTATGGCTGGTTACAATCCTTCAAGTGCAGTTAGTTTCTGGCAGAGAATGGCTGTTGTAAGTCAGAGTTCACAGAAACCACCTGAGTTTTTAAGTACGCACCCTGCTGATGGTACAAGAATCGCACAGATTCAAAGAGATTTGCCTGAAGCACAAAGATATTTTAACTCTCCTACAGGAAAGCCAATCAGATAA